In Macrobrachium rosenbergii isolate ZJJX-2024 chromosome 48, ASM4041242v1, whole genome shotgun sequence, one DNA window encodes the following:
- the LOC136831033 gene encoding uncharacterized protein produces the protein MGRRIRSKLDLMYPSLQSQLEQKGYDQVKKLPEVRHFTPSSYVMVRSYNIPEKWVQGEIVRKIGNLHYDVNVSGKIVKRHVDQLQSFSTNNTEVQVSNTSNLNNTDVQTAHQDVEPPTVNIEENLATAQDTSPGLPNRMSRGKPPERLDL, from the coding sequence ATGGGGAGGAGGATCAGGAGTAAGTTAGATCTTATGTATCCTAGCTTGCAGAGTCAGTTAGAACAGAAAGGTTATGATCAAGTAAAAAAACTTCCAGAGGTAAGACATTTCACTCCTTCAAGTTATGTCATGGTAAGGTCATACAATATACCAGAAAAATGGGTGCAAGGAGAAATTGTCAGGAAGATAGGAAATTTACATTATGATGTTAATGTCAGTGGAAAGATTGTAAAACGTCATGTTGATCAGTTGCAGTCATTCAGTACAAATAATACAGAAGTACAAGTTTCAAATACCTCAAACTTAAACAACACAGATGTGCAAACTGCTCACCAAGACGTTGAACCTCCAACTGTAAATATAGAGGAAAATCTCGCAACAGCTCAGGACACATCTCCAGGACTCCCTAACCGAATGAGTAGAGGAAAACCTCCTGAAAGATTAGATTTGTAA